One Purpureocillium takamizusanense chromosome 1, complete sequence genomic window carries:
- a CDS encoding uncharacterized protein (COG:S~EggNog:ENOG503P7FR): protein MSPPVSELSNLSLSEMPPTTRAQARVATRATPSNRLSESASSSDAESDGDYSEDDDDYDDTAAFTKSPTNLIYNLDELPEQSRHFVRDVFREPPKIALQRCRRIDNTYAFQMTELVTRSIRIRPRGSSGGPPDLTCTCGEEQTPCKHLIWLMDQVFKQISYDHASKTPLTMTTAGYAEEMGDPFQAIADCHLDVLADALHCPVVDPDVDDQVDAHRAIESRELLSSVYEVEPEDFRPDIFTHPRPGRSVLKRHDLDCTIFRMLLDNHPFFEYFLSLSHPTDHINDPFRKIHQRVDRVLHKLDTRTAACSTSCSEESSTDVAWAARHLVGSVKLINTAIYTRDRPLEPHEALSAARALVHVLGAVVDRNHDVRQGESPRRSQNLYQCLIGDRDTGFVLDELSLLPEAASQFLHRLDTLHDQIGVHGAPASYVEKLRTLLSRLRTSTAGASLKRGTQGSQGTQRGPKRMK from the coding sequence ATGTCTCCACCGGTCTCTGAGCTCAGcaatctctctctctcggaGATGCCTCCAACAACCCGCGCCCAGGCTAGGGTGGCAACTCGAGCAACCCCCAGCAACCGCCTGAGCGAATCCGCTTCCAGCTCCGACGCAgagagcgacggcgactactctgaagacgacgacgactatgACGACACTGCTGCATTCACAAAGTCTCCAACTAACCTAATCTACAACCTGGACGAACTTCCGGAGCAGAGTCGTCACTTTGTTCGTGACGTTTTCAGAGAGCCTCCAAAGATAGCTTTGCAACGCTGCCGCAGAATCGACAACACCTACGCCTTCCAAATGACTGAGCTCGTGACCAGATCGATCAGGATCCGGCCTCGCGGCAGTAGTGGCGGCCCACCCGATCTGACTTGCACATGTGGCGAAGAGCAGACGCCGTGCAAGCACCTCATTTGGCTTATGGACCAAGTATTCAAGCAGATATCGTACGACCACGCCTCCAAGACACCCTTGACAATGACCACGGCAGGCTACGCTGAGGAGATGGGCGACCCCTTCCAAGCCATCGCAGATTGCCATCTCGACGTGCTGGCTGATGCGCTGCACTGCCCGGTTGTTGATCCAGACGTGGATGATCAGGTGGACGCACACCGTGCTATCGAGTCTCGCGAGCTCCTCTCGTCTGTGTACGAGGTCGAGCCGGAGGACTTTCGGCCGGATATCTTCACGCACCCGAGACCTGGACGGAGCGTGTTGAAAAGGCATGACCTCGACTGTACCATCTTCAGGATGCTCCTCGATAACCACCCGTTCTTCGAATACTTTCTCTCGCTGTCTCACCCGACGGACCATATTAATGATCCGTTTCGCAAGATTCATCAACGAGTAGACCGTGTTCTGCACAAATTGGACACCAGGACCGCCGCCTGTTCTACGTCATGCTCAGAGGAATCTTCCACAGACGTCGCTTGGGCAGCGCGACATCTCGTCGGGAGTGTCAAGCTCATCAACACAGCAATATATACTCGCGATCGGCCGCTTGAGCCTCACGAAGCTCTCTCCGCCGCTCGTGCCCTCGTTCACGTCCTCGGGGCGGTTGTTGACCGTAACCACGATGTCCGCCAGGGCgagtcgccgcgccgctcccaAAACCTCTATCAGTGTCTGATCGGCGACCGCGATACCGGCTTCGTTCTGGACGAGCTCAGTCTCCTTCCCGAGGCCGCGAGCCAGTTTCTGCACCGTCTCGACACCCTCCACGACCAGATTGGCGTGCACGGTGCGCCCGCGTCGTACGTAGAGAAGCTCCGAACCTTGCTGTCCAGGCtgaggacctcgacggcgggcgcgagttTGAAAAGGGGCACGCAGGGGTCGCAAGGGACGCAGAGAGGGCCCAAACGGATGAAGTGA
- a CDS encoding uncharacterized protein (EggNog:ENOG503P3H5~COG:A), which yields MSSRSGKLAPEVNRALFVKNLSYNVTPEELFDLFGKFGPIRQVRQGISNTTKGTAFVVYEDVMDAKQACDKLNGFNFQNRYLVVLYHQPDKMAKSKEDLEARRESLAQLKKQHGID from the exons ATGAGTAGTCGCAGCGGGAAACTTGCCCCCGAAGTCAACCG AGCTCTGTTCGTCAAGAACTTGAG CTACAACGTCACTCCAGAGGAGTTGTTCGACCTCTTTGGAAAGTTCGGTCCCATTCG CCAAGTACGCCAAGGCATCTCCAACACGACCAAGGGAACGGCTTTCGTGGTCTATGAGGATGTGATGGATGCCAAGCAGGCCTGCGACAAGCTCAACGGCTTCAACTTCCAGAACCGCTACCTTGTCG TTCTGTACCACCAGCCCGACAAGATGGCCAAGTCAAAAGAGGACCTTGAGGCTCGCCGTGAATCTTTAGCTCAGCTCAAGAAGCAGCACGGCATCGATTGA
- a CDS encoding uncharacterized protein (TransMembrane:1 (o278-300i)~COG:B~COG:K~EggNog:ENOG503P22S) produces the protein MTASLGHTALCAFDVWDDARDFLAAVFDHGTCPKEERQRLLDLSLLAGAQDWQASVECASTICSRHPHDPTSLQGSDTLTYLPFAVFEAPEVGLSQHKPWHETDRLIACAKALESQPYIRPPPSPRASSAEQRHIRRSKKQPPKPGHTSHYWLESDTPQLCPNSAHTHTARDHGRTTSEWKRPRNVAQAREVQPNNLGGGQNLNCWDTRDLVYGISTDGWSAQAITGQHGKLVSPYFAAQGQGPSKRPLAGKVSCVPFPPLTAMAFGIVQERVAHEPFWLLIAVTFLIKTSGQLAIPAFYKVKERFPTPLQLANPANGEELGVMIRHLGLSAVRVGYIQKYARTFLDNPPRPGVRYKVRNYDRRDVGRAFEGTEKPPQWQSTSRPPPDAGVDDADAWEIGHMTQGKYAIDSWRIFCRDAMLGRAEDWNGSGREPEFQPEWMRVMPQDKELRAFLRWMWMREGWEWDPVTGDRTVLSEEVRVAVDQGRVEYDETGGLRILEEPRGI, from the coding sequence ATGACGGCGTCTCTCGGGCACACCGCCCTGTGCGCCTTTGACGTCTGGGACGACGCCAGGGACTTTCTGGCGGCCGTATTCGATCATGGAACCTGTCCAAAGGAAGAAAGGCAGCGGCTGCTTGACCTGAGCCTGCTTGCCGGGGCCCAGGACTGGCAGGCGTCTGTTGAATGTGCGTCCACGATTTGCAGCAGACATCCGCATGATCCCACGAGCCTTCAAGGGAGCGACACCCTTACCTACTTGCCGTTTGCCGTGTTCGAAGCACCGGAGGTTGGCCTTTCTCAACATAAGCCGTGGCACGAAACCGATCGCCTCATCGCATGCGCCAAGGCGCTGGAATCGCAACCTTATATCCGACCTCCACCATCACCCCGCGCATCATCTGCGGAACAGCGTCATATTCGCCGTTCAAAGAAGCAGCCTCCGAAACCAGGGCACACATCACACTACTGGCTCGAAAGTGACACGCCACAGCTGTGTCCCAACtcagcacacacacacaccgcACGAGATCATGGGAGGACAACTTCTGAATGGAAGAGACCACGCAATGTCGCCCAAGCACGGGAAGTTCAGCCCAAcaacctcggcggcggccagaaCTTGAATTGTTGGGACACCAGGGACCTTGTCTATGGCATATCGACCGATGGCTGGTCCGCGCAGGCCATCACGGGGCAACATGGGAAGCTCGTGTCCCCGTACTTTGCAGCACAGGGTCAGGGGCCGTCGAAACGTCCCTTGGCAGGCAAGGTGTCGTGTGTCCCGTTTCCGCCTCTCACGGCGATGGCTTTCGGCATCGTCCAAGAACGAGTGGCGCATGAGCCATTCTGGCTGCTCATCGCCGTGACGTTCCTGATTAAGACAAGCGGGCAGCTGGCGATACCAGCGTTCTACAAGGTGAAGGAGCGCTTTCCCACGCCTCTGCAGCTTGCGAACCCGGCCAATGGTGAAGAGCTTGGTGTCATGATTCGGCACCTGGGCCTCTCGGCCGTCCGAGTTGGCTACATACAAAAGTACGCAAGGACGTTTCTCGACAACCCGCCACGGCCGGGTGTGCGATACAAAGTTAGGAACTACGATAGGCGAGACGTCGGGCGAGCGTTCGAGGGCACCGAGAAGCCTCCGCAGTGGCAGAGCacaagccgcccgccgcccgatgCGGGTGTCGACGATGCAGACGCGTGGGAGATTGGGCACATGACCCAGGGCAAGTACGCCATTGACAGCTGGCGCATCTTCTGCCGCGACGCGATGCTGGGCCGAGCAGAGGACTGGAACGGCAGCGGACGCGAGCCCGAGTTCCAGCCTGAATGGATGAGGGTCATGCCGCAGGACAAGGAGCTCCGGGCGTTTCTAAGATGGATGTGGATGCGTGAGGGATGGGAGTGGGACCCCGTCACGGGGGATCGCACCGTCCTGAGTGAAGAGGTGAGAGTCGCTGTGGACCAAGGCAGGGTCGAATATGACGAGACGGGAGGGCTGCGCATTCTAGAGGAGCCTCGCGGCATCTGA
- the ERV29 gene encoding ER-derived vesicles protein erv29 (EggNog:ENOG503NVZT~COG:U~TransMembrane:8 (i59-77o97-117i124-143o149-168i188-206o212-232i239-258o270-290i)), whose product MSQRGPSGYGLGGGSSSYGGSSQPEESSGNILDQIRPYTSKAEDVLDNLSEPIKPYLPAIGRFLIVVTFLEDALRIMTQWSEQLLYLHDYRKIPNGITHIFLIVNVIAMVTCSTLVIVRKHSDYAVAGLMGVVVTQALGYGLIFDLNFFLRNLSVIGGLLMVLSDSWVRKTKAFAGLPQIDEKDRKMYFQLAGRVLLIFLFVGFVFSGQWSVWRVVVSLMGAGACVMVVVGFKAKFSATLLVVILSIFNLLVNNFWTLHPHHPHKDFAKYDFFQILSIVGGLLLLVNSGPGQFSIDEKKKVY is encoded by the exons ATGTCCCAGCGCGGTCCTTCCGGctacggcctcggcggcgggtctTCATCCTACGGAGGCTCCTCTCAGCCCGAGGAGTCGAGCGGGAACATCCTCGACCAGATCCGGCCGTACACGAGCAAGGCTGAGGATGTCCTCGACAACCTCAGCGAGCCCATTAAGCC CTATCTCCCAGCCATTGGCCGCTTCTTGATTGTAGTCACGTtcctcgaggatgccctCCGCATCATGACGCAATGGTCTGAGCAGCTCTTGTACCTACATGACTACCGGAAAA TTCCCAACGGCATCACGCACATCTTCCTCATTGTCAACGTCATCGCCATGGTTACTTGCTccaccctcgtcatcgtTAGGAAGCACTCGGActacgccgtcgccggcctcatGGGGGTCGTCGTCACGCAGGCGCTTGGCTATGGCCTCATCTTTGACCTCAATTTCTTCCTGCGCAATCTGTCCGTCATCGGCGGCTTGCTCATGGTGCTCTCCGACTCGTGGGTGCGCAAGACCAAGGCCTTTGCCGGCCTGCCCCAGATCGACGAGAAGGACCGCAAGATGTACTTCCAGCTCGCCGGGCGCGTGCTGctcatcttcctcttcgtTGGCTTCGTCTTCAGCGGCCAGTGGTCCGtctggcgcgtcgtcgtctccctcatgggcgccggcgcctgcgtCATGGTCGTTGTCGGCTTCAAGGCCAAGTTCAGCGCCACCCTGCTGGTTGTCATCCTGAGCATCTTTAACCTCTTGGTCAACAACTTCTGGACG CTGCACCCGCACCACCCTCACAAGGACTTTGCCAAGTACGACTTCTTCCAGATTCTCTCGattgtcggcggcctgctgcttcttgtcAACAGCGGCCCTGGACAGTTCAGcatcgacgagaagaagaaggtctACTAA
- a CDS encoding uncharacterized protein (COG:S~EggNog:ENOG503P0XW), whose amino-acid sequence MAAELVGTTIGVVGLLGQLFDGCVKAYGYFTTASRLDEDSQRLMCKVRIEEMRLVVWGREWGVAEGKFEAHLDGAGRGGGAAAGGNPQLRALATQILEELHATVTDFRRLQEKYGLVDEGHGNGNGNGNESGAAVQAKASPSPPTPPPSNKGSKDDGSGGGRKLGTGRTNSAGTERSWRKEFSLRTKWVIADKDKFTNLLKDLKDFNDGLERLFPASQLPSFQRAWTHQLLESAERDLAQLSLLERASTGIYPKLETTAKLKKLRINLDSRPQSAFKPTFALKVARTALTLAGEGDDDEDEEKEENEKRDRDHPGRCHGRHETAGDVVVEWVDYDREAIEERVVHVRRMDDLARMMHSASERHPDLHSIDCVGYTDDAARSRYGLVYKAPASSSSTLHALMASPDLKTPDLDRRVRLAQTLAVALWSLHSLDWLHKSLCASNILFFPSPVAATATAARSSTAAAAAAAAAAGALVPDIARPFLSGFDSSRPDLDAALSVAPRNPSIRDLHRHPASLRGLCPYRRAFDVYSLGLVLLEIGLWKPLQAYHKPHYSADRWRDKVVLAVLVPALGSKVGGRYRDVVDMCLRVADDLSSADAAKLMETVVTRLETIRV is encoded by the exons atggcggccgagctggtggGCACGACCATCGGCGTGGTGGGCCTCCTGGGGCAGCTCTTCGACGGCTGCGTCAAGGCCTACGGCTACTtcacgacggcgtcgcggctgGACGAGGACAGTCAGCGGCTCATGTGCAAGGTGCGCATTGAGGAgatgcgcctcgtcgtctggggCCGCGAGTGGGgggtcgccgagggcaagtTTGAGGCGCAtctcgacggcgcaggcaggggaggaggagcagcagcaggaggcaacccgcagctgcgcgcgctggcgacgcagatactcgaggagctgcacgCGACGGTGACGGACTTTCGGAGGCTGCAGGAAAAGTATGGGTTGGTGGACGAGGGGCACGGCAatggcaacggcaacggcaacgaaagcggtgctgctgtccaggccaaggcgtcgccatcgccgcccacgccgccgccgtccaacAAGGGATccaaggacgacggcagcggcggcgggcggaaACTCGGCACGGGGAGAACCAACTCAGCGGGCACGgagaggagctggaggaagGAGTTTAGCCTGCGCACGAAATGGGTCATTGCAG ACAAGGACAAGTTCACCAACCTCCTCAAAGACCTCAAAG ACTTCAACGACGGCCTCGAACGGCTCTTCCCCGCGTCGCAGCTGCCGTCGTTCCAGCGGGCGTGGACGCACCAGCTGCTCGAGTCGGCGGAGCGAGACCTCGCGCAGCTCTCGCTTCTggagagggcgtcgacgggcatcTACCCCAAGctggagacgacggccaagctcaagaagctgcgcATCAACCTCGACTCGCGGCCGCAGTCGGCCTTCAAGCCGACGTTTGCGCTCAAGgtggcgcggacggcgctgacgctggcgggggagggggatgacgacgaggacgaggagaaggaggagaatgAGAAGAGGGACCGCGATCACCCGGGGCGGTGCCATGGCCGGcacgagacggcgggcgacgtggtggtggaatGGGTCGACTACGAccgcgaggccatcgaggagcGCGTTGTGCACGTGCGGCGCATGGACGACCTGGCGCGCATGATGCACTCGGCCTCAGAGCGGCACCCGGACCTGCACAGCATCGACTGCGTCGGCTacaccgacgacgcggcccgcTCGCGCTACGGCCTCGTCTACaaggcgcccgcgtcgtcctcgtcgacgctgcaCGCCCTCATGGCCAGCCCGGACCTCAAGACGCccgacctcgaccgccgcgtgcgcctcgcccagaccctcgccgtcgccctctgGTCCCTCCACTCCCTCGACTGGCTGCACAAGTCGCTCTGCGCCTCCAACattctcttcttcccctcgcccgtcgccgcaaccgcaaccgccgcccgctcttccacagctgccgccgccgccgccgccgccgccgccggtgccctCGTCCCCGACATTGCCCGCCCCTTCCTCAGCGGCTTCgactcgtcgcggccggacctcgacgccgccctgtcCGTCGCGCCCCGGAACCCCTCCATCCGCGACCTGCACCGCCACCCGGCCTCCCTGCGCGGCCTCTGCCCCTACCGCCGCGCCTTCGACGTCTActcgctcggcctcgtcctcctcgagaTCGGCCTCTGGAAGCCCCTCCAGGCCTACCACAAGCCCCACTACTCGGCCGACCGCTGGCGCGACAAGGTggtgctcgccgtcctcgtccccgccctcggcagcaaggtcggcggccgctaccgcgacgtcgtcgacatgtgcctgcgcgtcgccgacgacctgtcgagcgccgacgccgccaagctcATGGAGACGGTCGTGACCAGGCTCGAGACCATACGCGTGTGA
- the CDC14 gene encoding cell division control protein 14 (BUSCO:EOG09262E7I~EggNog:ENOG503NU1E~COG:V) has protein sequence MAPTSRHAQNNMGQIIEYIPDRLYLAAYVNPPTSETLFPTPETPVSPRKRSQRAAADLPSSSRVPPCYFTVDDTLLYNAFHHDFGPLHIGHLYRFAIRFHDILGAKENKDRPVVFWSAADPRSRANAACMLACYMVLIQNWPPHLALAPIAQVDPPLMPFRDAGYSQADYGITVQDVVYGVWKAKEEKCCDLDNFDLEMYERFERVEHGDFNWITPHFLAFASPQHTPVAKVTEGSDLFSSLPRDLAAVDAHPTLPQPFKNVLRHFSEKNIGLVVRLNSPLYSPSYFEALGIQHLDMIFDDGTCPTLTTVRKFIRLAHETITVRKKGIAVHCKAGLGRTGCLIGAYLIYRHGFTADEVISFMRFMRPGMVVGPQQHWLHLNQGTFREWWIEERVERKLRREMAAASQHAPSTPMRAMHKSAIRSSQLSTPPNRSPSNRTPLSEVDHDRNNNVGVHEDYLPAPTPGQPRKTTRADRHHPYQRSTSHHTTVEEETGVEHETELVTMHRHSQGAESDEEIHLRMRSHRKPSQSPGRSAKARSVSQTTTTTTSSSIYTHVDNDSSQDAENIGSMRPKQADRVASTPGVLTRVRGSKRAGSESPLRAKDSAGIRKTSGRIGSASVAASTARKVSGS, from the exons atggcTCCCACCTCGAGGCACGCCCAAAACAACATGGGGCAGATCATCGAGTACATTCCCG acCGGCTCTACCTCGCCGCCTACGTCAACCCGCCCACGTCGGAGACGCTCTTCCCGACGCCCGagacgcccgtctcgccgcggAAGCGCTctcagcgcgccgccgccgacttgcCCTCCAGCAGCCGCGTGCCACCGTGCTACttcaccgtcgacgacaccctCCTCTACAATGCCTTTCACCACGACTTTGGGCCGCTGCACATTGGCCACCTGTACCGCTTCGCCATCCGCTTCCACgacatcctcggcgccaaggagaacaaggaccggcccgtcgtcttctggagcgccgccgacccgaGGA GTCGCGCAAACGCCGCGTGCATGCTCGCCTGCTACATGGTCCTGATCCAGAACTGGCCGCCCCATCTCGCCCTTGCGCCCATCGCCCAGGTCGACCCGCCGCTGATGCCCTTTCGCGACGCCGGCTACAGCCAGGCCGACTACGGCATCACCGTCCAGGACGTCGTCTACGGCGTCTggaaggccaaggaggaaaAGTGCTGCGACCTGGACAACTTTGACCTCGAAATGTACGAGAGGTTTgagcgcgtcgagcacggcgactTCAACTGGATCACGCCGCACTTCCTCGCCTTTGCCTCGCCCCAGCACACGCCCGTGGCCAAGGTGACCGAGGGCTCCGacctcttctcctccctgCCCCGggatctcgccgccgtcgacgcccatcCCACCCTCCCCCAGCCCTTCAAGAACGTCCTGCGCCACTTCTCCGAGAAGAAcattggcctcgtcgtccgcctcAACTCGCCTCTCTACTCCCCTTCGTACTTTGAGGCCCTCGGCATCCAGCACCTCGACATGatcttcgacgacggcacctgCCCGACGCTGACCACGGTGCGCAAGTTCATCCGCCTCGCGCACGAGACCATCACCGTCCGCAAGAAGGGCATCGCCGTCCATTGCAAGGCCGGCCTGGGCCGCACCGGCTGCCTCATCGGCGCCTACCTCATCTACCGCCACGGCttcaccgccgacgaggttATCTCCTTTATGCGCTTCATGCGCCCCGGCATGGTCGTCGGCCCCCAGCAGCACTGGCTTCACCTGAACCAGGGCACCTTCAGGGAGTGGTGGatcgaggagcgcgtcgagcgcaagctgcgccgcgagatggccgccgcctcccagcACGCCCCCAGCACCCCCATGCGCGCCATGCACAAGTCGGCCatccgcagcagccagctGTCGACGCCCCCCAACCGCAGTCCCTCGAACCGCACGCCCCTGAGCGAGGTCGACCACGACCGCAACAACAACGTCGGCGTCCACGAGGACTacctgcccgccccgacgCCCGGCCAGCCGCGCAAAACGACGCGCGCGGACCGCCATCACCCCTACCAACGCTCCACCTCGCATCACACCacggtcgaggaggagacgggcgtcgagcacgagaCGGAGCTTGTCACGATGCACCGCCACTCCCAGGGCGCCGAGTCGGACGAGGAGATTCACCTGCGCATGCGCAGTCATCGCAAGCCCTCGCAGTCGCCGGGCCGGTCTGCCAAGGCGCGGTCCGTCAGCCagaccacgaccacgacgacgtcgtcgagcatcTACACCCACGTCGACAACGACTCGTCCCAGGACGCCGAGAACATTGGGTCCATGCGGCCCAAGCAGGCCGACCGCGTCGCCAGCACGCCCGGCGTCCTGACTAGGGTCCGCGGGAGCAAGCGTGCGGGCTCCGAGTCGCCGCTGCGGGCCAAGGACTCGGCCGGCATCCGCAAGACGAGCGGCCGCATCGGgagcgccagcgtcgccgcatCTACGGCCCGGAAGGTGTCTGGGTCGTAG
- a CDS encoding uncharacterized protein (COG:S~EggNog:ENOG503P54G) — protein sequence MATIITTTTTAASARDDASFPCSIALRVPLPSARLASTALRALEVDPELSPLVRRHLSVGTAAAADDVIDTTTAAAAAVGAEQRVAGVVVAVGGGEEETVQEENNEALKVLHVDYRATTNRMLRVAVNSFLDSLKLVLEVMEQLDVDVLAEPRRLRQGSPPPPT from the exons AtggccaccatcatcaccaccaccaccacagctGCCTCGGCCCGTGACGACGCATCCTTCCCCTGCTCCAT AGCCCTGCGCGTGCCCCTCCCCtcggcgcgcctcgcctccaccgccctccgcgccctcgaggtcgacCCGGAGCTCTCCccgctcgtccgccgccacctctcCGTCggtaccgccgccgccgccgacgatgtcATAGACACTaccacagccgccgcagccgccgtcggggcagAACAAAGAGTAGcaggagtagtagtagcagtaggAGGAGGCGAAGAAGAAACGGTACAAGAGGAGAACaacgaggcgctcaaggtcCTGCACGTCGACTACCGGGCCACGACGAACCGCAtgctccgcgtcgccgtAAACTCCTTCCTCGACAGCCTGAAGCTGGTCCTCGAGGTCatggagcagctcgacgtcgatgtcTTGgccgagccgcggcggctgcgtcaggggtcgccgccaccgccgacatGA
- a CDS encoding uncharacterized protein (COG:K~EggNog:ENOG503NYRG) — MMASAAWDGQDQHMAAAGDDEFNQFLDMSGMANMGDGMHFDFHGFQDTSAAQPIMGQSRQHQQHDSIMSDSDPSHMIPRSDGLLQNHTPAMTTAGMPAQMMATSAPSDAISSIDAQIQYLQQQKYQQQQRVLQEQRATFFSNHSHSVPPTPQSLEMAPGSGQFYSQPEQVARQGVYDRGYHQRIAEQQDMAFTPLVSPAVTPLDPHFNMDNAFTVPGAYFSPLTSPALHAQNDSSSAYDHSTHSNNSPIEMDLEAPAIAPAANAQDLSKKARKNNAVKARGKASIKSSPIAKPQRRKTGPSPAIVSQVLNEVDEQNIRPADQGLLPLPATSTDGSEENASVSPENLTDMPPPPVPNRRSTSKSPYIRPQNGGPQQPQLRSANTEQPQTQQHQNQHQHQPQPVLQTPPQQQSQQQQPHPATPASLMKLPATKNKGPPTTGQEEHMVTENIESLELPESISKKRPLVPINTSLASPSSRIEATSARGSTLQPLPSPGIRASGTASAGASPQLRPGSSGPTARKTPQLVSRNSRKRSTSSVHASPALLPRISPNIKPLLPGTPGLSAEDTASRLLMSKSNYQNILEGNTVPGVSYPSELSTNLTSKRTSHKIAEQGRRNRINSALQVMAGLLPDQPPVEGAVEEADKKDAKGANMANSKASVVENAIVHMKHLQQENVDLKQELQQLKSQLEKIKGECEDKEDSAAT; from the exons ATGATGGCTTCCGCGGCGTGGGATGGGCAGGACCAGcacatggccgccgccggcgacgatgagttCAACCAGTTCCTCGACATGAGCGGCATGGCCAACATGGGCGACGGCATGCACTTCGACTTCCACGGCTTCCAGGATACCAGCGCCGCGCAACCCATCATGGGCCAGtcgcgccagcaccagcagcacgactCCATCATGTCCGACTCGGACCCTTCGCACATGATCCCCCGCAGCGACGGCCTCCTCCAGAACCACACCCCGGCCATGACCACGGCCGGCATGCCCGCCCAGATgatggccacctcggcccCTAGCGACGCCATCTCCAGCATCGACGCCCAGATCCAgtacctgcagcagcaaaagtaccagcagcagcagcgcgtcctcCAGGAGCAACGCGCCACCTTCTTCTCCAACCACAGCCACTCCGTGCCCCCGACGCCCCAGAGCCTCGAGATGGcccccggcagcggccagtTCTACTCGCAGCCTGAGCAGGTCGCCCGCCAGGGCGTCTATGACAGGGGCTACCACCAGCGTATTGCTGAGCAGCAAGAT ATGGCCTTTACGCCCCTCGTGTCTCCTGCTGTGACGCCTCTAGATCCCCACTTCAACATGGACAATGCCTTCACCGTCCCGGGCGCCTACTTCAGCCCCCtgacgtcgccggcgctgcaTGCGCAAAACGACTCCTCATCAGCTTACGACCACAGCACTCACTCTAACAACTCCCCCATCGAAATGGACCTcgaggcgcccgccatcgcgcccgccgccaatgcGCAGGACCTTTCCAAGAAGGCTCGGAAAAAcaacgccgtcaaggccaggGGTAAGGCCAGCATCAAGAGCTCGCCTATCGCCAAGCCTCAGCGGCGAAAGACGGGTCCCAGCCCGGCCATTGTGTCGCAGGTCCTGAACGAGGTGGACGAGCAAAACATCCGGCCCGCCGACCAGggcttgctgccgctgccggccacCTCCACCGACGGGTCCGAGGAGAACGCTTCTGTGTCGCCTGAGAACCTGACggacatgccgccgccaccggtcCCGAACCGGAGGTCGACGAGCAAGTCTCCCTACATCCGGCCCCAGAACGGTGGTCCTCAGCAGCCTCAGCTGCGCTCCGCAAACACTGAACAGccgcagacgcagcagcaccagaatcagcatcagcaccagccgcaACCGGTGCTGcaaacaccaccacaacaacaatcacaacaacaacaaccccATCCCGCGACTCCCGCGTCTCTCATGAAGCTCCCTGCCACCAAGAACAAGggcccgcccaccaccggccAGGAGGAGCACATGGTTACGGAGAATATTGAGTCGCTCGAGCTGCCCGAGTCCATCTCCAAGAAACGGCCGCTCGTCCCCATCAACAcgtcgctcgcctcgccctcttccCGCATCGAGGCGACCTCAGCCAGGGGCTCCACGCTGCAGCCACTGCCGTCCCCCGGCATCAGAGCATCCGGGACAGCTTCTGCCGGCGCAAGCCCCCAACTGCGGCCAGGCTCGTccgggccgacggcgaggaagacaCCCCAGCTCGTCTCGCGGAACAGCAGAAAACGCTCGACAAGCTCGGTCcacgcctcgcccgcgctgctgccgaggATATCTCCCAACATCAAGCCCTTGTTGCCCGGAACTCCTGGCCTGTCGGCTGAGGACACAGCATCGAGGCTGCTCATGTCCAAGTCCAACTACCAGAACATCCTGGAGGGGAATACGGTGCCCGGCGTGTCGTACCCGAGCGAGCTGTCGACGAATCTCACGTCAAAGAGGACGTCACACAAGATTGCCGAACAGGGGCGGCGGAACCGCATCAATTCGGCGCTCCAGGTCATGGCCGGGCTCCTGCCGGACCAGCCAccggtcgagggcgccgtggaggaggcggacaaGAAGGACGCCAAGGGGGCCAACATGGCAAACAGCAAGGCCAGCGTGGTGGAAAATGCCATTGTGCACATGAAGCACCTGCAGCAGGAAAACGTGGACCTCAAGCAAGAGCTTCAGCAGCTCAAGAGCCAGTTGGAGAAGATAAAGGGAGAATGCGAGGACAAGGAAGATTCGGCGGCGACATAG